TTACTTTTCTCTCTCTAAATGAAAATAATATTTCTTTCACAGGAATCTTATAAAAGAAAGCTCAGTGTAAAGATAACCATCAGTTCACATGCAAattgaatatttttttatatCGAGTGAAAACAAAAATTACCACTTAAAATGCAAGTGAAAAACACATGTTTCACAAAAAATATACTCGTTTCGATAACCTTATAAGTCCAATAAAAGGTGCAAAATACGGGAAGCcggaggtttttctgtatttcaAAAGAACTTTTAAAAGAACACTGGGCAATGTGTAACATATCCAAGTGATTCAGGAGAGCTTCCTGCACATTCACAAGTGCTCAATTCACTCGGTAACCAAAGGTAGTTGCCTAGTACATATCAAGGAGAAGGAGCCATTCCAAATCGGGATTGCCAGTTCGAAGGAAGCCAACTACAGCATACATAACACTGATTAGACCAGACTATAACTAACTTATACATTTATTTTGCTTTTACATGATCTAAAGAGTACAACAAACTAACATTAAGTAACAGCATTGTTACTAGTGAAACAGAAACCAAATCTGAACAACAAACTAACTTTAGCTGATTAACAACAATATTTTCCCTTGACAGAAACCGAACACAAACACGCACACATGACATCGAGTACAAAATGAAAACCTAACCTTACGGGGGTTATGGTTGACAACACCACCTATATACACAAGGTACTTTGATCAGTACCATTACAGGTGGTAAGGTCTACCTTGCCCAACCTAATTCGGGATTGAACTTTTTTAGCTAGTTAGCCAAGATTTTGACTAATCACAGGTTAAAATGAAAGACACAATAACGGAATAATTTAGCCACACTAGACATTTTTCTGGTTTCGAGCTGAATGGCAACGACACCAGTGGTGATAGCACTCTTTGCGATAGCCAATACATTTCCCCACAATACTTTGTTTAACCATCTCCTTCTCACACCCATCTCGGTACGGTACAAAGCAAATAGGTAGCAATTCATCAGAATCACAATAAAACTCGGTGCCCTCGAAGTAATTCACTAGTTCTTCCTTGCCCTGCATATAGAAAATGTATATGAACATTTCACTGGGATGTATCAATTTTACAAAATCTAGAGAGCTAAAAGGTAAGATAGAGACACCCAAAACGAAATCATTCACCTGACGTCTCGCGTATGTAACACGAGCAATCTTCTTAGTGTTCAAGACATTCCACTCATATTTGTTTAAGAAAGAGTTCAATTTCCATGCTGCAGTTGGGTTTGTGAAGTTCACAAACGCGTATCCCTTGTTCGCATCAGTACTACagaagaagagagaaattagACAGAAAATTAGCAGCTAATCTAGGATATCATATGAAGGCCTCTCTACTCATTTTTTCCAATCAAGGTTAATTTACTGCTAACATTGTATATCCGTGGTACTAACCAGAAATCAATGGGGAGATATACAAAATCATAAGCTGATAGAAGTGTTAGTAGACTTTCTTTGTCGGTTGATGACAACTTAGCCTTTTCGTTTTCAGATTGGCAATGTTTGTCCAAGAATTCAATCAACATTTTCCTACTAAAAAAACACCAAACAGAATAATGTAGTATTAGAAGATCGATACCCAGAATTTAAAAGAGGCAAAACCTTTCGGATACCCTGCAATATACAACAAACCAATAAAGCAAACATGAAAAATTCCTTGAGATCTCTGCTGTGCAATTAATAAACTTTTCTTGGAAATAATGGCATAATGGACACAGTCTATAAGAGTCCTCTTAatttgtatacccgtatacatgttaaggtgcaTTAAATTGACATttttttgcattggaaacaagatttgtttgttttattgcaatGAAAACAACAACTCTTTACATTGAGAAcatgatttgttgtttttagtgcAAGAATTACAATTTTCTAgtagaataagaaaaaaaaaacaatttacaATAACattaaacaattatttattaaaacaattatttattaaaccttaacatgtatacgagTATACAATTTAACAAAACAACTTTTTATAAATAAAGTGAGTAAGCTTTTGAACTAccccatccaaaaaaaaaaaaaaaatcccctaGAAATCTTCATAATCGGTGAGGAATTGAAAAGGGTAAAAGCAAAATTACTCAGAtgatcaaaaataataataagacgAGCATGCACACTGTACTAATAAACCTAAACCACAATCAGTAACTATTGTGCATTTGTGGACAAAAGCCCGGGCGAAAATAATCAAAAGTTAGATTAGAGAGAGTATTATACGTGTATTGGTTGGGAATGTTTTTGATCATCACGGTTGTCTTGTTGCTGTTCTGTTGAACCGgttcaacttcatcatcttcgCGATTCTTGACCATGGAATACATCATAAAAGGTGATTTTGACTTTCTATTGTAATTCTTCATACCTGGATAATGATGTTGATGAGCAGTGCTTCCCAGCGAGTTATTGTTTTTCCGATAAAAAATACTTTCCGCCGGCTTACCGTTGAAACCCTTATTccagatttttctgctgctgctgctactaccacTCCCCTGTTCATAAGGAGGAGATAAAGAAATGGGAGATGATTGTTTTTTCTCATAGCTCTCCTTATTTCCCACCAGATCATCATAATCAGAAGCTATTGCTGCAACTGTTATTGCTTGCTGATGATGATAATCAGTTTCATCAGTATTGTTTAGTTCCTCTAAAACCCTAATCTGATTCATGACTGGTGATGATGAATATGACGATACTAGTGGTAGTGATGGTGGTGGGATCCTTGTTTGCTGCGAGTGATGATAATAATCGAGACCCATATCACTGAAGTTAACATTTGGGTAGTACTTTGGGCAGTAAGGGTGCGCACTGGTATGTTGAGTGGTAGTATAGTATCCAACCAAAAAATCAGCTGGAAAAACATTTGGATTTGAGGGAGGAGGAAGTTCATAGGGGTAGGCAGGAGTACTGGTATCaggagaagtgaagaagtaagcaGGATTGCAACTGATTGAAGGAGGGAGAGGAGGATAACGCAAGATGTTGCTATAACTACTAATTTCATAGCAAGGAAGATGAATCAGATGATGAGTTGTTGGGGGAAGAAAAGATGATGGGTAGTATTCTTGAGCATTTGGGTTCAGCTCAGCAGCCATGGAAGAAGAAGGGTTGAGACTTGAGAGCTGTGCTTGGAAGGAGGGGGTAGCGATGAAATGAAAAATGTACAGtaatttattagggttttgagtcTTTTTATAAAGAATGAGAATGTTCTTCACTGCTAATGCTGCAGTTCATCCCCTTTGTACTCCCTCTACTTTGTAAATAATGTCCAATGGGTCCCAACATTGTCTTATCTACAACTACACCTGTAATTACTTCGGGAATCAGGATTCAGGAGTGAATTACTTCAAGTGGGAGTTCTCTTCACTCTTCAGTTAATTGGCTGGGTAATTAATACAAATTATTTTTACCAGACATATTTAAGACAAATGATCAGAgatattttttattattgttgTGTTTTAACCGTGGATTAATATCACCGCCATGCATTCTTGCATGTTCTCCAGTTGTAAGAAATTGTCGTCAGTGATTTACAGTAGTCATCTGAAGTGACTTGGTTTGGTTTGTTGCTGCTTTAAGTCACAATCATTGTGAGTCTAGCGATGGCTTGTGCATGGAGAGTATCAGATCGGAGGATGGGGACGCATATTTCACGGGATATTAGTAGAGACGGCATACTGTTTCACTGTCGCATTTCCCGTGTTACGCGAAACCTACTTTTTTCCCTCTCTTTCTCTCCCGTTTCGGTTTCATAAAAAGTCTGCAAAAGTTTTTAAATTGTCCACAcgctataaataaaaataaaatatgaatgaATGTTTTGTAACAAAACAAATCTTAGCTTCGgtacaaaaaagaaactaataaGAAACTAAACAGCcataatctgtttttttttataagaaaataatCTCAAGCTATATACCTTGGCGCAGTTcgtatggaatgaacaaactcagagtttgttcatttcgctcccactatggaatgaacaaacatgaaaaatggatattCAAATGAACAAATCTGTTGAGTAGAACATTGAGTCGGAACATCCAGCGCGCGTTTCGGAGAAGGACGCGCGTTTCGGAGAAGGACGCGCGTTCTTGCCAAAAACGCAGGCGTTGGAAGCACCAACGCGCGGCCATGCCAAAAACGCCAGAGACATTCCCAGTGACGTCCCGACTCTTGGATTATGGCCCAAATACAATTCGTGAATACTTTATTACTTTTTAATCTTATTTTATCCGACTTTATcatattttatctcacttcatcatattttatctcacttcatcTTATTTCATCTCAcgtaaatattatattttatttttcatctttatcctacaaaacattttatattaaaaagaaatactagTGGAGCCCTAGAAAATCAAATCTGTTCATTTTGCcctgctttaccatagtggagaaacccgtttgaccatccacgtggctcaacagaATTTTGAGTTTGTTCATTACCATAGGAACTGCACTTAAGCAATATAGCTAGGGTTCCCGTTCCACGAAAAAAACAAATTGTTTTGTCCAATCTGATGGTTCTTGATGGGCCCATCTCCACCGATTGACGGCTCCCGTTCCACTAAAAATGCAGTTCGTGGACCCCCTTTTAAGCCTTCATCCGACATTCTATGATGAGAAAATTACGCTCAGGCCCCATccatgggtaacccataatatgaggcccttaattaacagaagtttaaatctaggtcccgaattattaaaagaccttgatacccttatgaataTTTCCAAgctcataattaaataaaatttaaatctaggcccagaattattaaatctaggcccgaaattattaaagtacAGCGCGAATGTGTAAacataagttacacatgcatatgacatgtgtatccagaagttacacatccttatggaatgtgtaatgcaaagttacacttgtatatatatgcaaaaaatagaCGTAAAAAAGagaacataaaaaaaatacatgtattactttaatattcatttacaacaattttttagcatgtataactagaatttacacatgcatctgtctagtgtaatcgaGAGTTACATATACATCTATCTAgtataattgagagttacacatgcatctatctAGGATAATTGAGGGTAATATTAATAATCAACACCTGCAGATTGACACACCAATCCAAAACACCAATTGATCATCATATTCTTCTATGTCATCTCAAGTCTTACGCAATCATACCTCCTAACTCATCTGCTCAGAGAGGGTAACCTGTAAAAAGATGGATTAATCAATACTTATGCATGTAAAGACTGTCTGGTATTCCAGTATCAGACcagaacataaaaaaaatatgaatgcatGACATAAGATATACAAATCTTAAGTTTTACACATAtaatgtgtaactactagttacacgaTTTCAGAATTTTGACATTTTTGCAGCCTAGTTAGATCGAACTAGCTAACAGGAGAAATCACAAAACATAAGAATGTTCATAACATGAACCTAACCCTAACTTTATTGAACATGTGTTTACCATGTCAGTCGCCGTGTCGATGCACAAACATGTATACCCTTCTATATAGTAAAATATTTGACCATAATTGTTATACCAGTGCTCATTCTGTATAGTAAGTAAAATCCAAGCTTTGATTCAACAATCTAAGAAATATGACAACATCACTATATGAaagaaggaaaagcatgagcagaAGAAAGATAACTATACAAGTAAAATCCCATATTTTCACCAATCAAAAATTGATTATCTGTATAAAAAAGGTCTGTAATCATGAAATATAACAAGCAGTGAAGAACTGATAAAAAGAATTAAGGTTCAATACCTTAACAGATCAAGTAagatccaccaccatcactattgTAAGAGGGGAATGAAGTAGCTGAACTAGAAATACAAGCTGAAATAATCATTCAAGAACAAAAAGTAAGTTCAGATTTTGGTCAACAAGCAAAAGTTAACAATTTGAAATCAAGATAACGAAATCAAGATAAAACTGctctaaaaaactacatcaaaatcagtatgtgtaagtaaaagttacacatctaattagcatgtgtaactacaaattacacatctattttagcttgtgtaactagaagttacacatctgattagcatgtgtaactaaaaattacacatctatttaacttgtgtaactagaagttacacatctagaaGTTACATACCGACTCCATGATCACAGACCAACGTATTATGTTGTTTGTGCAGTTGCTCCATCAAACTTACCAATCGGTGTCTTCATATcactttcttctttatttcaGACCTCTCTCCTAAATCTTTCAATGAAACaaaaacatttcttaaataacATTACACATCTTTTCACAATTGCTTAAATAACATTTCTAAGCCCGCGTCTGACAAGCATTGTTCAACAGTTGCTAAAGTTCAGCAGTTCTTAGGAATATGAATCACAGATATAAACATACTATACGCAAATCAACGATGCACGAAGCAGTTTCTTCTAGCAACTAAAACAACGATGATTTTCACATATATTTATATCAAATTGAAAGCATTACAAGTCCACGTTCAGTATTAACTAAACATAGGAGATAAAAAATTTGTATTCTCCACTACTATTAGCTCATAGACAGTTGAAGGGTTAGGAAAAACTGTACATAATAAAACTGAGTGCACCACCGAGACCAGAATAACATGTCATGTGATTAGGTACTGCTATTCCTCCCACCTACAAacatcaattgaaacaaaaataaatattactCTCAATCAAATACTAATTAAACCACTTTGACAGATCTTAAATACAAATTGAGTTCATAGGAAAACACATACTCCTAAATCCAGCTATACATAcctgatttatacaattgaatccACATACTCCTAAATTATTCTTCAACCCAACTGAAAATCACCTAATCAAAatgaacaaaacaaaaattaaattatcAAAAACAGATCAAAATTGGTTCCCGTAGGAAATTAGATTGTGATAAAactaaatcaaaattgaaatcgAGAATGAAACTAAAATCGAATCGAGAATATTTACTAACAACAACTAAAAAACAAATCGTACCTTGATTCTGTTACTATTCTTCCGAAACAGTGATGATTCTTCTTGATCTCAGaaatcaaaagaaacaacaacaacttcaaatcaTAAAACCTAACATGGAATAGCTTTGAAACAACAAACTAGAATCAATTGAGAGTTCGTAGATTGATGATCAGTTGTTAAATAAATTTGAACTAAATCATTCAGATCTATAAATCCATTGAACAAAAATCGATTAAAtcaattcctgagatatcttcgaATCAACTGAAAAATCCAAATTTAATCGACATAGATCAAATCTATTTATTTCAATCGATTAGTTCATTGAGCTATTCAATCGAAATCATCAACGGAGATCCATAAGCATCGTCATCTGAAATCGATGAACCTAAactcgttttcttcttctccgtTAAACTACGACGTTGACGTTCTGAAACTGAAAACCCTAATACTCTTCAGagcaaaaacaagagagagaaagtgacGTTTATGTAGACTTTTTGTTTGGATAATcaggatatttttttttgtaaatcttaGATCTAGGTTTCGAAATAATTTTTTCATTGAGAATTTCGATTAGGTATTGTTCCTAGGACTGGTTCTTCATCCGAGAGAGagagctaaagaaaattagagagagaaactgaaaaagaaaaagaaaccaaaaatgaAATCTACGCCTAATTTTATAACTATATATACTAAAGGGCTGTTTTGGTATTATGAagtaaattttttatttacaggccctgaattctaaagttatgggcctagaaatatcaaaatgtgaaataCTGGAGTTGATagagaaggatccattttgtggggcttctctatattcaacccatatagtaggggttatagtatttttcacttctaTGATACATTCTTgccataaattagggttttttcggcTTTTTTCCTTTCATTGTTTTTCCGTTACAAAGCCTAGTCAATATGTTACTATGATACTATCCTTTTAATCTAACATACCCATTAACAACAACTCCTTGAACTGATCCCTACATAAGCCTCAAGAAAGGTTACCATCTCCCAAGGGCTCTCCACTGGATTTGATTTTACAGGTTACCGAAGTGATGGATATTATGCCAACATATTTGGCAACGTAATCACTGGAATGATAGAAATCTTTTCTTATTTGACgctcttcaaaaatatattttctcATTATAGTTTCACATTTGACGCTCACTAAAAATATCTTTTTGCAGTTGTTTTATTTCGGCAGCAATAAAATAAATACTTGTTTGCAACATTCATAGCCTAGTGTTAAACTTCTTTCCATGCCATACAAAATGCATGGTAGGTacaattataactgttagagcacttctcggtcgaactcgcaagcgttgttatctcaaacttatttgtcaagtttagttgctaaaattataagtcttgatttctagtctcgtattaggatagtaagtgtaattgatctttagacttcacgacattcatcgaatgaagacaatAACTACtcaaaggaacttgtggaacttcatcaacaaaaggtatgtggagacttgaactcatctatcactcaaaggtctatctactctatctgctatttgagacaaaaagtcgtattgctatatagacttcaattatacacatttggtatttcgagccgagtttatctcgcttatctatttctcgaaatatgtgttcgtaagctttcactttaaccgagttcatcttttattcttgacgaaagtcaaaagatgatcatgtgaaaatctccttgtaacatcttacatgatttgtgtgaggcaatcat
This is a stretch of genomic DNA from Papaver somniferum cultivar HN1 chromosome 1, ASM357369v1, whole genome shotgun sequence. It encodes these proteins:
- the LOC113324174 gene encoding protein MEI2-like 1; amino-acid sequence: MAAELNPNAQEYYPSSFLPPTTHHLIHLPCYEISSYSNILRYPPLPPSISCNPAYFFTSPDTSTPAYPYELPPPSNPNVFPADFLVGYYTTTQHTSAHPYCPKYYPNVNFSDMGLDYYHHSQQTRIPPPSLPLVSSYSSSPVMNQIRVLEELNNTDETDYHHQQAITVAAIASDYDDLVGNKESYEKKQSSPISLSPPYEQGSGSSSSSRKIWNKGFNGKPAESIFYRKNNNSLGSTAHQHHYPGMKNYNRKSKSPFMMYSMVKNREDDEVEPVQQNSNKTTGIRKVLPLLNSGKMLIEFLDKHCQSENEKAKLSSTDKESLLTLLSAYDFVYLPIDFCTDANKGYAFVNFTNPTAAWKLNSFLNKYEWNVLNTKKIARVTYARRQGKEELVNYFEGTEFYCDSDELLPICFVPYRDGCEKEMVKQSIVGKCIGYRKECYHHWCRCHSARNQKNV